The nucleotide window AGAAGCAGCTCCATTAACTGTTGCAAACTTCATTAACTTGGCAAAAAGAGGATTTTATGATAATACAAAAATTCACCGTGCTATTGAAAACTTCGTAGTACAAACTGGTGACCCTACTAATACAGGAACAGGTGGACCTGGATACTTTATTCCAGATGAAACTGTTGAATGGCTGGATTTCTTCCAACAAGGAATGTTAGCTATGGCTAATGCAGGACCTGGTACTGGAGGATCACAATATTTTATAACTCTATATCCAGCTGAATGGCTAAATGGTAGACATACAATATTTGGTGAATATATAAGTGATTCTGACTTCTCTAAGATTAAAAAACTTGAACTTGGAGACGTTATAAAAACTATTAAATTCTCTGGAGATATAGATCTATTCCTTTCACTACATAAGGATCAGATAGATGAGTGGAACAGAATACTTGATGCAAATTATCCTAATTTGAAAAAATATCCTGTAAAACCTATATCTGCTTATGGTGATGAAGCAAAACAATATCAGGAAGAACTACAAAGAATCTACACAAGACATGATAAAGTAGATGATGAGAAAGAATGGCCTGTTCCTAGATTTATAAGAGCAGTTGAGAGAAAAATAAAAGGAACACCTGAACCACAAGAAGATTAATTTATAGCCCTTTTACC belongs to Fusobacterium sp. DD2 and includes:
- a CDS encoding peptidylprolyl isomerase, with translation MKRIFKLLMILAISMSIIACSSLKNKLGETDAKYNDIRATLVTTQGDINFYLYPEAAPLTVANFINLAKRGFYDNTKIHRAIENFVVQTGDPTNTGTGGPGYFIPDETVEWLDFFQQGMLAMANAGPGTGGSQYFITLYPAEWLNGRHTIFGEYISDSDFSKIKKLELGDVIKTIKFSGDIDLFLSLHKDQIDEWNRILDANYPNLKKYPVKPISAYGDEAKQYQEELQRIYTRHDKVDDEKEWPVPRFIRAVERKIKGTPEPQED